Proteins found in one Microbacterium sp. SSM24 genomic segment:
- a CDS encoding SRPBCC domain-containing protein: protein MRVDAASRFIAAEPDDVFRAFVDPGLLLAWMPPAGMSGRFEHFDAGTGYRMVLRYLEPPAGGGKASADEDLAVVRRVRVEAPEAIVEEVDFPSDDPAYSGTMTMTWVFTEGDGGTYVDVEAMNVPPGIDPRDHAAGMASSLANLARLVEGG from the coding sequence ATGCGCGTGGACGCGGCATCCCGATTCATCGCGGCGGAGCCCGACGACGTCTTCCGGGCGTTCGTCGATCCGGGGCTCCTGCTCGCATGGATGCCGCCCGCAGGCATGTCGGGCCGGTTCGAGCACTTCGATGCCGGCACCGGCTACCGCATGGTGCTGCGCTACCTCGAGCCGCCGGCAGGGGGCGGCAAGGCATCCGCAGACGAGGACCTCGCGGTGGTGCGCCGCGTGCGCGTCGAGGCGCCGGAGGCGATCGTCGAGGAGGTCGACTTCCCCTCGGACGATCCCGCGTACTCGGGCACGATGACGATGACGTGGGTCTTCACCGAGGGCGACGGCGGCACCTACGTCGACGTCGAGGCGATGAACGTGCCGCCCGGCATCGACCCTCGCGACCACGCGGCCGGCATGGCGTCGTCGCTCGCGAACCTCGCGCGGCTCGTCGAGGGCGGGTGA
- a CDS encoding aldehyde dehydrogenase family protein, whose translation MSATFTLTDPSTGRGFRDMPRATASEVDAVIARAVEVQRAWAGAAPLVRADALRRFARVVEDHVEELAQLEVLNSGHPIESARWEASHVAQVLNFYAGAPERLSGQQIPVAGGLDVTFHEPYGVVGIIVPWNFPMTIASWGFAPALAAGNAVVLKPAELTPLTAVRIGELAVEAGLPEGLFAVVTGSGSVVGQRFVEHPDVRKVVFTGSTEVGVEVAAGCARGLKPVTLELGGKSANIVFDDADLEKAAAAAPGAVFDNAGQDCCARSRILVQRSVYDRFLELLEPAVRDWRVGEPTLETTQMGPLISAAHRDTVAGFLDGADVAFRGTAPEGDGFWFAPAVVLAEPGDRIAQDEIFGPVVAVLPFDDEEDGIRLANDTVYGLAGSIWTENLGRAMRVSRAVKSGVLSVNSHSSVRYWTPFGGMKASGLGRELGPDAAEHFTETKNVFFATDAS comes from the coding sequence ATGAGTGCGACGTTCACCCTGACCGACCCGTCGACGGGTCGCGGATTCCGGGACATGCCGCGCGCGACGGCCTCGGAGGTGGATGCCGTCATCGCCCGTGCCGTCGAGGTGCAGCGTGCCTGGGCCGGCGCCGCTCCCCTCGTCCGCGCCGATGCGCTGCGCCGGTTCGCCCGCGTGGTCGAGGACCATGTCGAGGAGCTCGCGCAGCTGGAGGTGCTCAACTCGGGGCATCCGATCGAGTCTGCGCGGTGGGAGGCTTCGCACGTCGCGCAGGTGCTGAACTTCTACGCCGGTGCGCCTGAGCGCCTGAGCGGGCAGCAGATCCCGGTCGCGGGCGGGCTGGACGTGACGTTCCACGAGCCGTACGGCGTCGTCGGGATCATCGTGCCGTGGAACTTCCCCATGACGATCGCGTCGTGGGGCTTCGCGCCGGCGCTCGCCGCGGGCAACGCCGTCGTGCTGAAGCCCGCCGAGCTCACGCCGCTGACGGCGGTGCGGATCGGTGAACTCGCCGTCGAGGCGGGACTCCCCGAAGGTCTGTTCGCCGTGGTGACCGGATCGGGTTCGGTCGTCGGGCAGCGCTTCGTCGAGCACCCGGACGTGCGCAAGGTCGTGTTCACCGGGTCGACCGAGGTCGGGGTCGAGGTCGCCGCAGGCTGCGCGCGCGGGCTGAAGCCGGTCACGCTCGAGCTCGGCGGCAAGAGCGCGAACATCGTGTTCGACGACGCCGACCTCGAGAAGGCCGCCGCCGCTGCGCCGGGTGCCGTGTTCGACAATGCGGGGCAGGACTGCTGCGCCCGCAGCCGCATCCTCGTGCAGCGGTCGGTGTACGACCGGTTCCTCGAACTGCTCGAGCCCGCCGTGCGGGACTGGCGCGTGGGCGAGCCCACGCTCGAGACGACCCAGATGGGTCCGCTGATCTCGGCGGCGCACCGCGACACCGTCGCAGGGTTCCTCGACGGTGCCGACGTGGCATTCCGCGGCACGGCGCCCGAGGGTGACGGCTTCTGGTTCGCGCCCGCCGTGGTGCTCGCTGAGCCGGGCGACCGCATCGCGCAGGACGAGATATTCGGCCCCGTCGTGGCGGTGCTGCCGTTCGACGACGAGGAGGACGGCATCCGACTCGCCAACGACACCGTCTACGGACTCGCGGGCTCGATCTGGACCGAGAACCTCGGCCGCGCGATGCGCGTCTCGCGTGCCGTGAAGAGCGGTGTGCTGTCGGTCAACTCGCACTCGTCCGTGCGCTACTGGACCCCGTTCGGCGGCATGAAGGCCTCCGGCCTCGGCCGCGAGCTCGGGCCCGATGCCGCCGAGCACTTCACCGAGACCAAGAACGTCTTCTTCGCGACGGATGCCTCGTGA
- a CDS encoding glutamine synthetase family protein, whose translation MPGNLTFAQLDAAIAAGEIDTVIVAFADAQGRLVGKRVSARLFQEEVRDHGAEACNYLLSVDVDMNTVDGYAMSSWEKGYGDMVLLSDPTTLRRVPWVPGSALIMADLGWENGDPVVQSPRDILKQQRTRLADRGLVAYSGTELEFIVFDDTYRDAWAKGYRDLTPSTDYNVDYDLLASGRLEPLLRDIRLSMDGAGLYTEGVKGECNLGQQEIAFRYAEVLETADQHTIYKSGAKAIADAHGKSITFMSKFNEREGNSCHIHLSVRGEDGSPVMAGDGAHGFSPFMEHWIAGILATLREFTLLYAPTINSYKRYAKGSFAPTGVAWGLDNRTCALRVIGHGHSLRPENRVPGGDVNPYLATAAIIAGGLYGVENELPMPDPLAGNAYSSEVDHLPTTLREAALLFDQSAIARAAFGDDVVDHYLNQARIEVEAYDAAVTDWERVRGFERL comes from the coding sequence ATGCCGGGAAATCTCACCTTTGCGCAACTGGATGCCGCGATCGCTGCCGGCGAGATCGACACCGTCATCGTCGCCTTCGCCGATGCCCAGGGCCGGCTCGTCGGCAAGCGCGTCTCGGCGCGGCTCTTCCAGGAGGAGGTGCGCGACCACGGGGCCGAGGCGTGCAACTACCTCCTCTCGGTCGACGTCGACATGAACACGGTCGACGGCTACGCCATGTCGAGCTGGGAGAAGGGCTACGGCGACATGGTGCTCCTGTCCGACCCGACGACGCTCCGCCGCGTGCCGTGGGTCCCCGGCAGCGCGCTGATCATGGCGGACCTCGGGTGGGAGAACGGCGACCCGGTCGTGCAGTCGCCGCGCGACATCCTGAAGCAGCAGCGGACGCGCCTCGCCGACCGCGGGCTCGTCGCCTACTCGGGCACGGAGCTGGAGTTCATCGTCTTCGACGACACGTACCGGGATGCCTGGGCCAAGGGCTACCGCGACCTCACGCCGTCGACCGACTACAACGTCGACTACGACCTGCTCGCGTCGGGTCGCCTCGAGCCGCTGCTGCGCGACATCCGCCTCAGCATGGACGGCGCGGGCCTTTACACCGAGGGCGTGAAGGGGGAGTGCAACCTCGGTCAGCAGGAGATCGCCTTCCGTTACGCGGAGGTGCTCGAGACGGCCGACCAGCACACGATCTACAAGAGCGGCGCGAAGGCGATCGCCGACGCCCACGGCAAGTCGATCACGTTCATGTCGAAGTTCAACGAGCGCGAGGGGAACAGCTGTCACATCCACCTGTCGGTGCGCGGCGAGGACGGCTCACCGGTCATGGCGGGCGACGGCGCCCACGGGTTCAGCCCCTTCATGGAGCACTGGATCGCGGGCATCCTCGCCACCCTGCGCGAGTTCACGCTGCTCTATGCGCCGACGATCAACTCCTACAAGCGCTACGCGAAGGGCTCGTTCGCGCCGACCGGAGTGGCCTGGGGTCTCGACAACCGGACCTGTGCGCTGCGCGTGATCGGTCACGGGCACTCGCTGCGCCCCGAGAACCGGGTGCCGGGCGGCGACGTGAATCCGTATCTGGCCACGGCGGCCATCATCGCGGGCGGACTCTACGGCGTCGAGAACGAGCTGCCGATGCCGGACCCGCTCGCGGGCAACGCGTATTCGTCGGAGGTCGACCACCTGCCGACCACCCTGCGCGAGGCGGCGCTCCTCTTCGACCAGTCCGCGATCGCGCGCGCCGCGTTCGGCGACGACGTCGTCGACCACTATCTGAACCAGGCGCGCATCGAGGTCGAGGCCTACGACGCCGCCGTGACCGATTGGGAGAGGGTGCGCGGTTTTGAGCGGCTCTAG
- a CDS encoding dehydrogenase, whose product MAGKKRAKKELEFRNTQLADALQTQDMAAVAFALRHGPTVVPLVRVGQRDNPLDVGEVWTYRDPRNGDIALLLFSDAANKPETLPPGVALQSPAWLRSFLGAHEDEITTVFFDLAGPHPLQATPADLIAALDA is encoded by the coding sequence ATGGCCGGCAAGAAGCGCGCGAAGAAGGAGCTCGAGTTCCGCAACACGCAGCTCGCGGACGCCCTGCAGACGCAGGACATGGCCGCCGTCGCGTTCGCGCTGCGGCACGGACCGACCGTCGTGCCGCTGGTCCGCGTCGGGCAGCGCGACAACCCGCTCGACGTGGGCGAGGTGTGGACGTACCGCGATCCGCGCAACGGCGACATCGCGCTCCTGCTCTTCAGCGACGCCGCCAACAAGCCCGAGACGCTTCCCCCGGGTGTCGCGCTGCAGTCGCCGGCGTGGCTGCGCTCGTTCCTCGGTGCGCACGAAGACGAGATCACGACCGTCTTCTTCGACCTCGCCGGTCCGCATCCGCTACAGGCGACGCCCGCTGACCTGATCGCCGCGCTCGACGCCTGA
- a CDS encoding 3-oxoacyl-ACP reductase, whose product MDLTQRLKDRVAIITGGASGIGLATARRFAAEGARVVIADLDPTSGEAAAAEVGGVYRHVNVADEASVDALFDGVAADLGSVDIAFNNAGISPADDDSIETTELPAWDRVQDVNLKSVYLCSRAALRHMVPAGRGSIINTASFVALLGSATSQISYTASKGGVLAMTRELGVQFARQGIRVNALCPGPVNTPLLQELFAKDPERAQRRLVHVPVGRFAEPEEMAAAVAFLASDDASFITATAFVVDGGITNAYVTPL is encoded by the coding sequence ATGGATCTGACGCAGCGCCTGAAGGACCGGGTCGCCATCATCACCGGAGGAGCATCGGGCATCGGCCTGGCGACCGCGCGCCGGTTCGCCGCCGAGGGTGCTCGCGTGGTGATCGCCGACCTCGACCCGACCAGCGGCGAGGCGGCCGCCGCTGAGGTGGGCGGCGTCTACCGTCACGTGAACGTGGCGGACGAGGCATCCGTCGACGCGCTCTTCGATGGCGTCGCCGCGGACCTCGGCAGCGTCGACATCGCCTTCAACAACGCCGGGATCTCGCCCGCCGACGACGACTCGATCGAGACGACCGAACTGCCGGCGTGGGACCGCGTGCAGGACGTGAATCTCAAGAGCGTCTACCTCTGCTCGCGCGCGGCGCTGCGGCACATGGTCCCGGCGGGCAGGGGCTCGATCATCAACACGGCGTCGTTCGTGGCGCTGCTCGGTTCGGCGACGTCGCAGATCTCGTACACGGCCTCCAAGGGCGGCGTGCTCGCGATGACGCGCGAGCTCGGCGTGCAGTTCGCGCGGCAGGGGATCCGCGTCAACGCACTGTGCCCCGGACCGGTCAACACGCCACTGTTGCAGGAGCTGTTCGCGAAGGACCCGGAGCGCGCGCAGCGACGCCTCGTGCACGTGCCGGTCGGACGCTTCGCCGAACCCGAGGAGATGGCGGCCGCCGTCGCGTTCCTCGCCTCGGACGACGCCTCGTTCATCACCGCGACCGCGTTCGTCGTCGACGGTGGCATCACCAACGCCTACGTGACCCCGCTCTGA
- a CDS encoding gamma-glutamyl-gamma-aminobutyrate hydrolase family protein: MRGGRPVIGLTTYLEQAKQGVWDVRAAFLPQQYFDAVTASGGIAVLLPPQPEADAAAPAVLEGLDGLILTGGLDVQPELYGAQRHPLTDPARPDRDAWELALFRGAEERRMPVLAICRGLQLVNVAKGGTLHQHLPDALGTERYRIGGGVFATNEVTVDDDSRLAALVGAGALDVYSYHHQGIDRLGDGLVVSARTDDGLVQAFESDGEQYLVGVQWHPEENAEDRRLFAGIVGEASAFRAARHRSEVHA; encoded by the coding sequence ATGCGTGGCGGGAGGCCGGTCATCGGCCTGACGACCTACCTCGAGCAGGCGAAGCAGGGGGTGTGGGACGTCCGTGCGGCGTTCCTGCCGCAGCAGTACTTCGATGCCGTGACGGCGTCGGGCGGCATCGCCGTGCTGCTCCCGCCGCAGCCGGAGGCGGATGCCGCCGCCCCGGCCGTGCTCGAAGGCCTCGACGGACTCATCCTGACCGGCGGGCTCGACGTGCAGCCCGAGCTGTACGGCGCGCAGCGGCATCCGCTCACCGATCCCGCACGTCCCGACCGGGACGCGTGGGAGCTCGCGCTGTTCCGAGGGGCAGAAGAGCGACGGATGCCGGTGCTCGCCATCTGCCGCGGATTGCAGCTCGTGAACGTGGCCAAGGGCGGGACGCTGCACCAGCACCTGCCCGACGCGCTCGGCACCGAGCGGTACCGCATCGGCGGCGGCGTCTTCGCGACGAACGAGGTCACCGTCGACGACGATTCGCGACTCGCGGCCCTCGTCGGAGCTGGCGCGCTGGACGTGTACAGCTACCACCATCAGGGCATCGACCGGCTCGGCGACGGCCTCGTCGTGAGCGCGCGCACCGACGACGGACTGGTGCAGGCGTTCGAGTCCGACGGCGAGCAGTACCTCGTGGGCGTGCAGTGGCACCCCGAGGAGAACGCCGAGGACCGCCGCCTCTTCGCGGGAATCGTGGGCGAGGCATCCGCGTTCCGGGCCGCCCGTCACCGCAGCGAGGTGCACGCATGA
- a CDS encoding amino acid permease, with protein MSQSSESSAKVAGATYTRAGQEYFQKRTLKRSAGVWGLWGLAVAAVISGDFSGWNFGIGFAGFGGMLIAFAILVVMYYGMIFSIGEMAAAMPHTGGAYSFARSAMGPWGGLITGAAETIEYVATTAVIVFFSAQYVNGILDPLLGVTLPGWVLYIILYLVFIGLNAAGAAISFKFAIVVSIISIGILLVFSAMALFSPALDWSSLWNIPADPGWNEFLPHGVLPILFALPFAMWFFLGIEELPLAAEESHDPVRDIPRAGFWARGTLIVTGLLVLFFNTALLGAEETGAATQGEPLLNGFRAMVGDQAAAVLALFALIGLLASLQGIMFAYGRNMYSLSRAGYYPRFLSLTGKRQTPWVALVVGAVIGFLALVVLDVLAGLNEDASALAGAIVLNIAVWGAVLAYFLQMVSFVILRRKFPDAKRPYRSRWGIPGAVIAAAISALIFLGFLLNPTFQPAIIAIGVVYAIILIGFAVFFRHRLVLSPEEEYAISGGEHRDPQAEGYDAMESDVFGGDKP; from the coding sequence ATGTCGCAATCGAGCGAGAGTTCCGCGAAGGTCGCCGGCGCGACCTATACGCGAGCCGGTCAGGAGTACTTCCAGAAGCGGACGCTGAAGCGATCGGCCGGCGTGTGGGGATTGTGGGGACTCGCCGTCGCCGCCGTCATCTCCGGCGACTTCTCGGGCTGGAACTTCGGCATCGGGTTCGCCGGCTTCGGAGGGATGCTGATCGCCTTCGCGATCCTCGTGGTCATGTACTACGGCATGATCTTCTCGATCGGCGAGATGGCAGCCGCCATGCCGCACACCGGGGGCGCCTACTCGTTCGCCCGGTCGGCCATGGGTCCATGGGGCGGCCTCATCACCGGTGCCGCGGAGACGATCGAGTACGTGGCCACCACGGCGGTGATCGTGTTCTTCTCCGCCCAGTACGTCAACGGCATCCTCGATCCGCTGCTGGGCGTCACGCTTCCCGGGTGGGTGCTGTACATCATCCTGTACCTCGTGTTCATCGGCCTGAACGCCGCCGGAGCCGCCATCTCGTTCAAGTTCGCGATCGTGGTCTCGATCATCTCGATCGGCATCCTGCTCGTCTTCAGCGCGATGGCGCTGTTCTCCCCCGCGCTCGACTGGAGCTCGCTGTGGAACATCCCCGCCGATCCCGGCTGGAACGAATTCCTGCCCCACGGCGTGCTCCCGATCCTCTTCGCCCTGCCGTTCGCGATGTGGTTCTTCCTCGGCATCGAGGAGCTGCCGCTCGCCGCGGAGGAGTCGCACGACCCGGTGCGCGACATCCCGCGCGCCGGCTTCTGGGCACGCGGCACGCTCATCGTCACGGGACTCCTCGTGCTGTTCTTCAACACCGCACTCCTCGGCGCGGAGGAGACCGGCGCCGCCACGCAGGGCGAGCCGCTCCTCAACGGGTTCCGCGCGATGGTCGGCGACCAGGCGGCCGCGGTGCTCGCGCTGTTCGCGCTCATCGGTCTGCTCGCGTCGCTGCAGGGGATCATGTTCGCGTACGGACGCAACATGTACTCACTGTCCCGCGCCGGCTACTACCCGCGGTTCCTGTCCCTGACGGGCAAGCGGCAGACCCCGTGGGTGGCCCTGGTCGTGGGTGCGGTGATCGGCTTCCTCGCGCTCGTTGTGCTCGACGTGCTCGCCGGCCTCAACGAGGACGCGAGCGCCCTCGCCGGTGCGATCGTCCTCAACATCGCGGTCTGGGGCGCGGTGCTCGCCTACTTCCTGCAGATGGTGTCGTTCGTCATCCTGCGGAGGAAGTTCCCCGACGCCAAGCGTCCGTACCGCAGCCGCTGGGGCATCCCGGGTGCAGTGATCGCGGCGGCGATCTCCGCGCTCATCTTCCTCGGGTTCCTGCTGAACCCGACCTTCCAGCCGGCCATCATCGCGATCGGCGTCGTGTACGCGATCATCCTGATCGGGTTCGCCGTGTTCTTCCGCCACCGCCTCGTCCTCTCGCCGGAAGAGGAGTACGCGATCTCGGGCGGCGAGCACCGCGATCCGCAGGCTGAGGGATACGACGCCATGGAGTCCGACGTGTTCGGCGGCGACAAGCCCTAG
- a CDS encoding L-lactate dehydrogenase yields MAVIENSKVTIVGAGSVGSSAAYAALIRGSARHVALYDIATEKAEAEVLDLAHGTQFTGTSDIVGGSDLSVVEGSHVVVITAGAKQNPGQTRIELAGVNAGIMKKMMPQLLSVAPDAIYVIVTNPCDVLTVLAQEETGLPPERIFASGTVLDTSRLRWKLAERAGVSTSSVHAYIVGEHGDTEFPLWSAATIGAVPILEWVTPAGDRMTVEELDQIAIDVRDAAYKVIQGKGATNYAIGLSSARIIEAILRDERAVMPVSPVLRDFHGVDGVALSVPAVVSAAGAVPIRETPFAANELELFHRSADALREVADSLR; encoded by the coding sequence ATGGCCGTCATCGAGAACTCGAAAGTCACCATCGTCGGCGCGGGGAGCGTCGGATCCAGCGCCGCATACGCGGCGTTGATCCGCGGCTCGGCGCGGCACGTCGCCCTCTACGACATCGCGACCGAGAAGGCCGAGGCCGAGGTGCTCGACCTCGCGCACGGCACGCAGTTCACCGGCACGAGCGACATCGTCGGCGGCAGCGACCTGTCGGTCGTCGAGGGCTCGCACGTGGTCGTGATCACCGCCGGCGCGAAGCAGAACCCCGGCCAGACGCGCATCGAGCTCGCCGGCGTCAACGCGGGGATCATGAAGAAGATGATGCCGCAGCTGCTGAGCGTCGCCCCCGACGCGATCTACGTCATCGTCACGAACCCGTGCGATGTGCTGACCGTGCTCGCGCAGGAGGAGACCGGCCTGCCCCCCGAGCGCATCTTCGCCTCGGGCACCGTGCTCGACACGTCGCGCCTGCGGTGGAAGCTCGCGGAGCGCGCCGGCGTCTCGACCTCGAGCGTTCACGCCTACATCGTGGGCGAGCACGGCGACACCGAGTTCCCGCTGTGGTCCGCCGCGACCATCGGGGCGGTGCCGATCCTGGAGTGGGTGACCCCTGCGGGCGACCGGATGACCGTCGAGGAGCTCGACCAGATCGCGATCGACGTGCGTGACGCCGCCTACAAGGTGATCCAGGGGAAGGGCGCGACGAACTACGCGATCGGGCTCTCGAGCGCCCGCATCATCGAGGCGATCCTGCGCGACGAGCGCGCGGTCATGCCGGTGTCGCCCGTGCTGCGGGACTTCCACGGCGTCGACGGCGTGGCGCTGTCGGTGCCGGCGGTGGTGAGCGCGGCGGGTGCGGTGCCGATCCGCGAGACGCCCTTCGCCGCGAACGAGCTCGAGCTCTTCCACCGTTCCGCCGACGCGCTGCGCGAGGTCGCCGACTCGCTGCGCTGA
- the radA gene encoding DNA repair protein RadA produces MAATRRPTQTAPYRCTECGWTTIKWVGRCGECQQWGTVVEASESTGLVRSVTPVAPGAGRAARPITSIDTTDAPRRTSGVGEFDRVLGGGVVPGAAILLSGEPGVGKSTLLLEVAAQSAKAGRRVLYASAEESTAQVRLRAERTGALHDELYLASETDLATILGHVDEVKPDLLIVDSVQTVASSLSEGMAGHPSQVREVASTLIRVAKDRGLPVIIVGHVTKDGSIAGPRILEHLVDVVCHFEGDRQTSLRFVRALKNRFGPTDEVGCFDMTGAGISEVPDPSALFLGHGSPEPGTCVAIALEGRRAMPVEVQALTIAATSPNPRRIVNGVDAARVAMVLAVLEKRGGIKTSDKDVYVSTVGGVRFTEPAADLAIAIAVAGAVNNESTPKTLAAVGELSLAGEVRPVAQASQRRSEAARLGYTDVIDNRSGTLRGALGDVRTRIRPGRGDDIPEF; encoded by the coding sequence ATGGCCGCCACCCGACGACCCACGCAGACCGCGCCGTACCGGTGCACCGAGTGCGGCTGGACGACGATCAAGTGGGTCGGCCGCTGCGGCGAGTGCCAGCAGTGGGGCACCGTGGTCGAGGCATCCGAGTCCACCGGACTGGTGCGGTCGGTCACCCCCGTCGCGCCCGGCGCAGGCCGTGCGGCCCGCCCCATCACCAGCATCGACACGACCGACGCCCCGCGACGCACGAGCGGGGTCGGCGAGTTCGACCGCGTGCTCGGCGGGGGTGTCGTGCCGGGTGCGGCGATCCTGCTGTCGGGCGAGCCGGGGGTCGGCAAGTCGACGCTCCTGCTCGAGGTCGCTGCGCAGTCGGCGAAGGCGGGGCGCCGCGTGCTCTACGCCTCGGCCGAGGAGTCCACGGCGCAGGTGCGACTGCGCGCCGAGCGCACCGGCGCGCTCCACGACGAGCTCTACCTCGCGAGCGAGACCGACCTGGCGACGATCCTCGGCCACGTCGACGAAGTGAAGCCCGATCTGCTGATCGTCGACTCCGTGCAGACGGTGGCGTCATCTCTGTCGGAGGGCATGGCGGGGCATCCGTCCCAGGTGCGCGAGGTCGCATCGACGCTCATCCGCGTCGCGAAGGACCGCGGGCTCCCCGTCATCATCGTCGGGCACGTCACGAAGGACGGGTCGATCGCCGGCCCGCGCATCCTCGAGCACCTGGTCGACGTCGTGTGCCACTTCGAAGGCGACCGGCAGACGTCGCTGCGGTTCGTCCGGGCGCTCAAGAACCGCTTCGGACCGACGGACGAGGTCGGATGCTTCGACATGACCGGCGCCGGCATCTCCGAAGTCCCCGATCCGAGCGCCCTGTTCCTCGGCCACGGCTCACCTGAGCCGGGCACGTGCGTGGCCATCGCGCTCGAGGGTCGTCGCGCGATGCCGGTCGAGGTGCAGGCGCTCACGATCGCCGCAACGAGCCCCAACCCGCGCCGTATCGTGAACGGGGTCGATGCGGCCCGCGTCGCGATGGTGCTGGCCGTGCTCGAGAAGCGCGGCGGCATCAAGACGAGCGACAAGGACGTGTACGTCTCGACCGTCGGTGGCGTGCGCTTCACCGAGCCGGCCGCCGACCTCGCGATCGCCATCGCCGTCGCGGGCGCGGTGAACAACGAGTCGACGCCCAAGACGCTCGCGGCCGTGGGCGAGCTGAGCCTGGCCGGCGAAGTGCGACCCGTGGCGCAGGCGTCGCAGCGTCGCTCCGAGGCCGCGCGTCTCGGCTACACCGACGTCATCGACAACCGCTCGGGCACGCTCCGGGGAGCGCTGGGCGATGTCCGCACGCGCATCCGTCCGGGCCGGGGCGACGACATCCCGGAGTTCTGA
- a CDS encoding amino-acid N-acetyltransferase, which produces MSEFTVRPATTRDVRGIQAMLEPFVQRRILLGKDLVVLFEATQQFVVAENADGELVGCGALHVMWEDLGEIRTLIVVDEWLHHGVGRGIVETLEENARRLGLTRLFCLTFEVEFFTRRGFSPIGEQVVDPDVYSQLIRSPDEGVAEFLDLAHVKPNTLGNTRMLKVLE; this is translated from the coding sequence ATGAGCGAGTTCACGGTGCGGCCGGCGACGACGCGCGATGTGCGCGGCATCCAGGCGATGCTGGAGCCGTTCGTGCAGCGGCGCATCCTGCTCGGCAAGGACCTCGTCGTGCTGTTCGAGGCGACGCAGCAGTTCGTCGTCGCCGAGAATGCCGACGGCGAGCTCGTCGGGTGCGGCGCGCTCCACGTCATGTGGGAGGACCTCGGCGAGATCCGCACGCTCATCGTCGTCGACGAATGGCTGCACCACGGCGTCGGCCGCGGCATCGTCGAGACCCTCGAAGAGAACGCGCGTCGTCTCGGTCTCACCCGCCTGTTCTGCCTCACGTTCGAGGTCGAGTTCTTCACCCGCAGAGGGTTCTCGCCAATCGGAGAACAGGTCGTCGATCCCGACGTCTACTCGCAGCTGATCCGCTCCCCGGACGAGGGCGTGGCCGAGTTCCTCGACCTCGCACACGTGAAGCCGAACACGCTCGGCAACACCCGCATGCTGAAGGTCCTCGAGTGA
- a CDS encoding FadR/GntR family transcriptional regulator, producing the protein MTETSLREVRRAVYRPVRGGNALEDTVARLVQTIRLGVVAPGESLPPERELATLYAVSRDTVREAIRELADTGYLVRRRGRYGGTFVADPLPQPPHPGEVDPAELADVLGLRRVLEAGAARAAASRTLDPSQRDELWARYEAVTAASEPDYRRLDTLLHLAIAEVAGIPSLVALAAENRAQVNAWLDTFPLLPRNIEHSNAQHESIVTAILAGRADAAEAAILDHMAGSEALLRGFLL; encoded by the coding sequence ATGACCGAGACGTCGCTGCGGGAAGTGCGCCGGGCCGTGTACCGGCCGGTGCGCGGGGGCAATGCGCTCGAAGACACCGTCGCCCGTCTCGTGCAGACGATCCGACTCGGCGTCGTCGCACCGGGGGAGTCGCTGCCGCCCGAGCGCGAACTGGCGACCCTGTACGCGGTCAGCCGAGACACAGTGCGGGAGGCGATCCGCGAGCTCGCCGACACCGGCTACCTCGTGCGCCGCCGCGGACGGTACGGAGGCACCTTCGTCGCGGATCCGCTGCCTCAGCCGCCGCATCCCGGAGAGGTCGACCCCGCCGAGCTCGCCGACGTCCTCGGACTGCGTCGCGTGCTCGAAGCCGGTGCCGCCCGCGCCGCCGCATCGCGGACGCTCGATCCGTCGCAGCGCGACGAGCTGTGGGCGCGATACGAGGCCGTGACCGCGGCATCCGAGCCCGACTACCGCCGGCTCGACACGCTTCTGCACCTTGCGATCGCCGAGGTCGCCGGCATCCCGTCGCTCGTCGCGCTCGCCGCCGAGAACCGCGCGCAGGTGAACGCGTGGCTCGACACCTTCCCGCTGCTGCCGCGCAACATAGAGCACTCGAACGCGCAGCACGAGTCCATCGTCACCGCGATCCTGGCAGGGCGAGCGGATGCCGCCGAAGCGGCGATCCTCGACCATATGGCCGGGTCGGAGGCCCTGCTGCGCGGCTTCCTGCTCTGA